The DNA sequence TATTAAGATGCAAAAATACCATATTTTTTCAAGCCAACTTGTTGCATTGCAATAGATAAGGAAGATTGTTGCAAGTTTAAGCAACGCCTATTTCGGCTTCTTCGTACCTTAAATTTTCTATAATAAAATTCTGGCGACTTGGCGTATTGTTTCCCATGTAATACTCTAAAACCTTATCGATTTCCGACGTATTTTTTAGAATTACAGGTTCAAGTCGGATATTTTTGCCAATAAAGTGTCCAAATTCTTCAGGTGATATTTCGCCCAAACCTTTAAATCGTGTAATTTCCGGATTTGGTTTAAGTTTGTCCAAAGCCTCAACTTTTTGGTCTTCGTCGTAGCAATAAATAGTTTCTTTTTTGTTACGAACTCTGTAAAGTGGAGTTTGCAAAATATATACGTGTCCGTTTTTTACAAGTTCGGGATAAAATTGCAAGAAGAAAGTCAGCAAAAGCAGTCTGATGTGCATTCCGTCAACGTCGGCATCGGTGGCAATCACTATTTTGTTGTATCTAAGGTTTTCAATACCATCTTCAACGTTAATAGCTGCTTGTAGCAGATTAAATTCGTCGTTTTCGTAAACAATTTTTTTGGTTTTTCCGTAAGAGTTAAGAGGTTTACCTCTAAGGCTAAAGACGGCTTGTGTATTAACATCTCTCGATTTTGTAATTGAACCGCTAGCCGAATCGCCTTCAGTGATAAACAAAGTGCTTTCGTCTCGTAACTCATCGTCGCTATTGTAATGCACACGACAATCGCGTAGTTTTTTGTTGTGAAGACTGGTTTTTTTAACACTCTCGCGAGCCAATTTCTTGTAGTTGGTTATTTCTTTGCGTTCTTTTTCCGACTGCAATATTTTATTGAGCAACAATTCAGCAACATCAGGATTGATGTGAAGGTAATCGTCTAATTTCTTTTTCAGAATATCGGAAATGAACTTGTAAATGGTTACTCCGCCTTCGGCTATATGTGTTGAACCTAACTTTGTTTTGGTCTGCGATTCAAAAATCGGGCTCTTCACCTTAATACTTACAGCCGCAACAATACCCGAACGAATATCGGCAGGGTCGAAATCTTTGTTGTAAAACTCTTTTATTGTACGAACATAAATTTCTCTGAAAGCCGTAAGATGCGTGCCGCCTTGTGTTGTGTATTGTCCGTTTACAAACGAGAAATA is a window from the Lentimicrobiaceae bacterium genome containing:
- a CDS encoding toprim domain-containing protein encodes the protein MTEINRSNYTEETIKSMDWREHIRSRPGMYIGKLGDGASHDDGIYVLIKEVVDNSVDEYAAGFGKKIEITIKDKQVVVRDYGRGIPLGSVIECVSQINTGGKLYENEAFTKSVGLNGVGLKAVNALSSNFVTQSIRNNRTVIVEYSQGNFVSNSGEIDCNEKDGTIVTFTPDEEIFGNYHFYKEYVDKMLWNYCYLNNNLTINLNGETLQAKNGLLDMLSNNLDENKIVYPIIHITDNDFECALTHTNKYYGEEYFSFVNGQYTTQGGTHLTAFREIYVRTIKEFYNKDFDPADIRSGIVAAVSIKVKSPIFESQTKTKLGSTHIAEGGVTIYKFISDILKKKLDDYLHINPDVAELLLNKILQSEKERKEITNYKKLARESVKKTSLHNKKLRDCRVHYNSDDELRDESTLFITEGDSASGSITKSRDVNTQAVFSLRGKPLNSYGKTKKIVYENDEFNLLQAAINVEDGIENLRYNKIVIATDADVDGMHIRLLLLTFFLQFYPELVKNGHVYILQTPLYRVRNKKETIYCYDEDQKVEALDKLKPNPEITRFKGLGEISPEEFGHFIGKNIRLEPVILKNTSEIDKVLEYYMGNNTPSRQNFIIENLRYEEAEIGVA